A section of the Aythya fuligula isolate bAytFul2 chromosome 9, bAytFul2.pri, whole genome shotgun sequence genome encodes:
- the LOC116492484 gene encoding galactose-3-O-sulfotransferase 2-like — MLCAPNTGPAPLAASSPPPSHRSCPCELERALQQTTDQGQEGPNYALHAPGLLRKEDRPHRQRKAMLEPTSTKNMQDIFQMHWYLGQMTPQESTLDRQEGHWTWQPAESSKKMKGYFSPPRLKTHLPSPRKAARGETSPGLPGGTFTALGDAVVGGDSSKGVIFANGVIAEEQEGTMSPQISQVTLQGQPQPLGFPGQPWDSSLKHTVLSSAQVPQAYDFYRTDLERGLLPSWTEVSLDNEMALRGIPQVEGVFSQEEMCKPKTNIVFLKVHKSASSTVMNILFRFGEMHNLSFAFPLKGGHQLFYPQHFMARFVQGFSPGKPPRFNILCHHMRFLQPEVQKVVPSTAVYFSILRNPVQLMESSFVYYKGTSAFSRARSLEEFLSQPYRYYNPTASDSHYARNLMTFDFGFNPDGEVSAKRVHLMLKAIEASFDLLLISEYFDESMVLLKETLCWDLDSVVSFPLNSRDSSTRSPLSGAIVEKIKAWNKLDWEIYTHFNRTFWERIDRDIGRERMQREVKALRERQAELARTCLQGMGSVGPKDIKDSSLRPLQHGNAKILGYNLKQGLDKETETMCRRLVTPELQYSSALYKKQFPQKPPQQTPQLVPSQRGMQQGSILRHRLEGTKN, encoded by the exons ATGCTCTGTGCCCCCAACACGGGCCCTGCACCTCTCGCTGCCAGCTCACCTCCTCCCTCTCACAGGAGCTGCCCATGCGAGCTGGAGCGCGCCCTGCAGCAGACCACAGACCAAGGCCAGGAGGGCCCTAACTACGCCCTGCACGCCCCTGGCCTGCTGAGGAAGGAGGATCGCCCTCACAGGCAGAGGAAGGCCATGCTGGAACCCACTTCCACTAAGAACATGCAGGACATTTTCCAGATGCACTGGTACTTGGGGCAGATGACACCACAGGAGAGCACTCTGGACAGGCAAGAGGGTCACTGGACGTGgcagcctgcagagagcagcaagaaGATGAAAGGCTACTTTTCACCCCCAAGGCTGAAAACacacctccccagccccagaaAAGCAGCCAGAGGGGAAACATCCCCGGGTCTTCCTGGAGGTACCTTCACAGCTCTAGGAGATGCTGTTGTTGGTGGTGACAGCAGCAAAGGAGTTATCTTTGCCAACGGCGTCATcgcagaggagcaggagggaacaATGTCACCCCAGATATCACAAGTGACACTGCAGGGCCAGCCTCAGCCCCTGGGTTTCCCTGGCCAACCGTGGGACAGCTCACTTAAGCACACGGTGCTAAGTTCAGCTCAAGTCCCGCAGGCATATGACTTTTACAGGACAGACCTGGAGAGAGGATTGCTCCCCAGCTGGACAGAAGTCTCCTTGGATAACGAGATGGCCCTCAGGGGCATCCCACAGGTGGAAGGAGTCTTCTCTCAGGAGGAGATGTGCAAACCCAAGACCAACATCGTCTTTCTGAAAGTCCACAAGAGTGCCAGCAGCACTGTCATGAACATCCTCTTCCGCTTCGGTGAGATGCACAACCTCTCCTTCGCCTTCCCCCTGAAGGGTGGCCACCAGCTCTTCTACCCGCAGCACTTCATGGCGAGGTTCGTGCAGGGCTTCTCCCCAGGGAAGCCTCCCCGCTTCAACATCCTCTGCCACCACATGCGCTTCCTGCAGCCAGAG GTGCAGAAAGTGGTGCCCAGCACAGCCGTCTACTTCTCCATCCTGAGGAACCCCGTGCAGCTCATGGAGTCTTCCTTCGTGTACTACAAGGGCACGTCGGCCTTCTCCCGCGCCCGCAGCCTGGAGGAGTTCCTCAGCCAGCCCTACCGCTACTACAACCCCACAGCCAGCGACAGCCACTACGCCAGGAACCTCATGACCTTCGACTTCGGCTTCAACCCCGATGGAGAGGTCTCAGCCAAGCGGGTGCACCTCATGCTGAAGGCCATCGAGGCGTCCTTCGACTTGCTCCTCATCTCCGAGTACTTTGACGAGTCCATGGTGCTGCTGAAGGAGACGCTGTGCTGGGACCTGGACAGCGTCGTGTCCTTCCCGCTcaacagcagggacagcagcaccaggtCCCCGCTCTCGGGAGCCATTGTGGAGAAGATAAAGGCCTGGAACAAGCTGGACTGGGAGATCTACACCCACTTCAACAGGACCTTCTGGGAAAGGATCGACCGAGACATCGGAAGGGAGCGCATGCAGCGGGAGGTGAAGGCGCTTCgggagaggcaggcagagctggcgAGGACCTGCCTGCAAGGGATGGGCAGCGTGGGCCCTAAGGACATCAAGGACTCTTCCCTGCGGCCGCTGCAGCACGGCAATGCCAAAATCCTGGGCTATAACCTCAAGCAGGGCTTGGACAAGGAGACAGAGACCATGTGCCGGCGGCTGGTGACCCCGGAGCTTCAGTACAGCAGCGCTCTCTACAAGAAGCAGTTTCCCCAGAAGCCCCCCCAGCAGACCCCCCAGCTCGTCCCCTCTCAGCGGGgcatgcagcagggcagcatccTGCGGCACAGGCTGGAGGGCACCAAAAACTGA
- the LOC116492682 gene encoding aquaporin-12-like — translation MSGLNVSIAFFLLVVSTCEMLRRLSKRLLSPGAYCCLAGELTGSLQLCSSCLELRMLLEIGPWGGGFGPDVVFTLLFLLFTVHAASLDGASANPTVSLQEFLLLESGPAATAAKLLAQAVGVGTGWAITKLYWSWELTQFHLIQNLIASECSSSIRTSLYYGAFVEGACSFLFHLVLLRLRRSRTVYRAPALAATVTFLTYAAVMTTGAFFNPALAVATTFACTGSSLRDYVQVYWLGPLAGMLAALLLHQGNIPRLFQKNLLYGQKSKYKIPKARVAHAEGGEERRKGKGEKSNPAPRA, via the exons ATGTCAGGCCTGAACGTCTCCATTGCCTTTTTTCTCCTGGTTGTCAGCACATGCGAGATGCTCCGGCGGCTTTCCAAGAGGCTGCTGTCTCCTGGGGCGTACTGCTGCCTTGCTGGGGAGCTGACTGGGTCGCTGCAGCTCTGCTCGAGCTGCCTggagctgaggatgctgctAGAGATTGGCCCGTGGGGTGGCGGCTTTGGCCCCGATGTGGTCTTCAcactgctcttcctcctcttcacgGTTCACGCCGCCTCCTTGGATGGAGCATCTGCCAACCCCACCGTCTCTCTCCAGGAGTTCCTGCTCCTCGAATCCGGCCCCGCAGCCACTGCTGCCAAGCTGCTGGCCCAGGCCGTGGGcgtggggacaggctgggccATCACCAAGCTCTACTGGTCCTGGGAGCTGACCCAGTTCCACCTCATCCAGAACCTGATCGCCTCCGAGTGCAGCTCCTCCATCCGCACCTCGCTCTACTACGGGGCCTTCGTGGAGGGTGCctgctctttcctcttccacctTGTGCTTCTCAGGTTGCGGCGGAGCCGCACCGTGTACCGGGCACCTGCCCTGGCAGCCACCGTCACCTTCCTGACCTATGCAG CCGTGATGACCACAGGGGCTTTCTTCAACCCTGCCCTGGCCGTGGCCACCACCTTCGCCTGCACGGGGAGCAGCCTGCGGGACTACGTCCAGGTGTACTGGCTGGGGCCCCTCGCAG GGATGCTTGCTGCCCTCTTGCTGCACCAAGGCAACATCCCAAGACTCTTCCAAAAAAACCTGCTTTACGGCCAGAAGAGCAAATACAAGATACCCAAGGCAAGGGTGGCACATGCGGAGGGTGGAGAAGAGCGGCGGAAGGGGAAAGGCGAGAAGAGCAACCCTGCGCCTCGTGCCtga